A window of Pseudomonas monteilii contains these coding sequences:
- a CDS encoding ACR family transporter has product MKGSFNLSEWALKHQSFVWYLMFVALLMGVFSYMNLGREEDPSFTIKTMVIQTSWPGATQDETLLQVTDRIEKKLEELDSLDYVKSYTRPGESTVFVYLRDTTQAEDIPQIWYQVRKKINDIRGEFPKGIQGPGFNDEFGDVFGSIYAFTADGLSLRQLRDYVEQVRAEVREVDNLGKVELIGLQDEVLYLNFSTRRLAALGIDQRQVMQALQAQNAVTPAGVIEAGPERISVRTSGQFASEKDLQAVNLRINDRFYRLADIAEIERGYEDPPAPIFRYNGQTALGLAIGMKKGGNVQSFGKALKEKMEQVEAQLPVGVGVHTVSDQSLVVEDAVGGFTSALFEAVIIVLVVSFVSLGIRAGLVVACSIPLVLAMVFVFMEYSGITMQRISLGALIIALGLLVDDAMITVEMMVTRLEKGESKEDAATYAYTSTAFPMLTGTLVTVAGFVPIGLNASSAGEYTFTLFAVIAVALLVSWVVAVFFAPVLGVHILSKNVKKPDEKPGRVGRAFEGSLVWCMRHRWLTIIGTVVLFALALFSMRFVQNQFFPSSDRPEILVDLNLPQNASIKETRRVVDSLEATLKDDPQIAHWSTYIGQGAVRFYLPLDQQLQNPYYAQLVIVSTGLEERNELIGRLKERLRKDFVGIGTNVQSLEMGPPVGRPIQYRISGKDIDQVRKHAIELATLLDGNPNVGEMIYDWNEPGKVLRVDIAQDKARQLGLSSEDVANVMNSIVSGAPVTQVNDEIYLINVVARAQDSERGSPETLQNLQIVNPSGVSIPLLAFATIRYEMEQPLVWRRDRKPTITLKASVNGDMQPTDLVAELKPKIDEFASKLPTGYEVATGGTVEESGKAQGPIAQVIPLMLFLMATFLMIQLHSVQKLFLVISVAPLGLIGVVLALVPTGTPLGFVAILGILALIGIIIRNSVILVTQIDAYERDGYTPWQAVLEATNHRRRPILLTAAAASLGMIPIAREVFWGPMAYAMIGGIVSATLLTLLFLPALYVAWYRIKEDDGDQKGAADSPSQPASGKS; this is encoded by the coding sequence ATGAAAGGCAGTTTCAACCTCTCGGAGTGGGCGCTGAAGCACCAATCCTTCGTCTGGTACCTGATGTTCGTCGCGCTGTTGATGGGCGTGTTCTCGTACATGAACCTGGGCCGTGAGGAAGACCCCTCGTTCACCATCAAGACCATGGTCATCCAGACCAGTTGGCCGGGCGCGACCCAGGACGAGACCCTGCTGCAGGTCACCGACCGCATCGAGAAGAAGCTCGAGGAGCTGGACTCGCTCGACTACGTCAAGAGCTACACCCGTCCGGGCGAATCCACGGTCTTCGTCTACCTGCGCGATACCACCCAGGCGGAGGACATTCCGCAGATCTGGTACCAGGTGCGCAAGAAGATCAACGACATCCGTGGCGAATTCCCCAAAGGCATTCAAGGGCCAGGCTTCAACGACGAATTCGGCGACGTGTTCGGCTCGATCTATGCCTTCACCGCCGACGGCCTGTCCCTGCGGCAGCTGCGCGACTACGTGGAGCAGGTGCGCGCCGAAGTCCGCGAAGTGGACAACCTCGGCAAGGTCGAGCTGATCGGTCTGCAGGACGAGGTGCTGTACCTGAACTTCTCCACCCGCCGGCTGGCGGCCCTGGGGATCGACCAGCGCCAGGTCATGCAGGCGCTCCAGGCGCAGAACGCCGTGACGCCGGCAGGCGTGATCGAGGCCGGGCCGGAGCGCATCTCGGTGCGTACCTCCGGCCAGTTCGCCTCGGAAAAGGACCTGCAAGCCGTCAACCTGCGCATCAACGACCGCTTCTACCGTCTGGCCGACATTGCCGAGATCGAACGCGGCTACGAAGACCCGCCTGCCCCGATCTTCCGCTACAACGGCCAGACCGCGCTGGGCCTGGCGATCGGCATGAAGAAGGGCGGCAACGTGCAGTCGTTCGGCAAGGCCCTCAAGGAGAAGATGGAGCAGGTCGAGGCGCAGCTGCCGGTCGGTGTGGGCGTACACACCGTGTCGGATCAGTCGCTGGTGGTCGAGGACGCCGTGGGCGGCTTCACCAGTGCCCTGTTCGAGGCCGTGATCATCGTGCTGGTGGTCAGCTTCGTCAGCCTGGGGATTCGCGCGGGCCTGGTGGTGGCCTGCTCGATCCCGCTGGTGCTGGCGATGGTCTTCGTGTTCATGGAGTACAGCGGCATCACCATGCAGCGGATTTCGCTGGGCGCGTTGATCATCGCCCTCGGCCTGCTGGTGGACGATGCCATGATCACCGTGGAGATGATGGTCACACGCCTCGAGAAGGGCGAGAGCAAGGAGGACGCGGCGACCTACGCCTACACCTCGACCGCCTTCCCGATGCTTACCGGCACCCTGGTGACCGTCGCGGGCTTCGTGCCGATCGGCCTGAACGCCAGCTCGGCGGGGGAGTACACCTTCACGCTGTTCGCGGTGATCGCCGTCGCCTTGCTGGTCTCCTGGGTGGTGGCGGTGTTCTTCGCGCCGGTGCTGGGCGTGCACATCCTGAGCAAGAACGTGAAGAAGCCCGACGAGAAACCGGGCCGTGTCGGTCGCGCCTTCGAAGGCAGCCTGGTGTGGTGCATGCGTCACCGCTGGCTGACCATCATCGGCACCGTGGTGCTGTTCGCCCTGGCGCTGTTCAGCATGCGCTTCGTGCAGAACCAGTTCTTCCCTTCGTCCGACCGGCCGGAAATCCTGGTCGACCTGAACCTGCCGCAGAACGCCTCGATCAAGGAAACCCGCCGTGTGGTGGACAGCCTCGAGGCGACGCTCAAGGACGATCCGCAGATCGCCCACTGGAGCACCTACATCGGCCAGGGCGCGGTGCGCTTCTACCTGCCGCTCGACCAGCAGTTGCAGAACCCGTACTACGCGCAGTTGGTGATCGTCAGCACTGGCCTCGAAGAACGCAACGAACTCATCGGCCGCCTCAAGGAGCGCCTGCGCAAGGACTTCGTCGGTATCGGCACCAACGTCCAGTCCCTGGAGATGGGCCCGCCGGTCGGGCGTCCCATCCAGTACCGCATCAGCGGCAAGGACATCGACCAGGTGCGCAAGCACGCCATCGAGCTGGCGACCCTGCTCGACGGTAACCCCAACGTCGGCGAGATGATCTACGACTGGAACGAGCCAGGCAAAGTGCTGCGCGTGGACATCGCCCAGGACAAGGCCCGTCAGCTGGGGCTGTCGTCCGAGGATGTGGCCAATGTGATGAACAGCATCGTCAGTGGTGCACCGGTCACCCAGGTCAACGACGAGATCTACCTGATCAACGTCGTGGCGCGGGCCCAGGACAGCGAACGTGGCTCGCCGGAAACCTTGCAGAACCTGCAGATCGTCAACCCCAGCGGTGTTTCCATTCCTCTGCTGGCGTTCGCCACGATCCGCTACGAGATGGAGCAGCCTCTGGTCTGGCGCCGCGACCGCAAGCCGACCATCACCCTCAAGGCGTCGGTCAACGGCGACATGCAGCCGACCGACCTGGTGGCCGAACTCAAGCCGAAGATCGATGAGTTCGCCAGCAAGCTGCCGACCGGCTACGAGGTCGCCACGGGTGGTACCGTCGAGGAAAGCGGCAAGGCCCAGGGGCCGATCGCGCAGGTGATCCCGCTGATGCTGTTCCTGATGGCGACCTTCCTGATGATCCAGCTGCACAGCGTGCAGAAGCTGTTCCTGGTGATCAGCGTGGCGCCGCTCGGCCTGATCGGTGTGGTACTGGCGCTGGTGCCGACCGGTACACCCTTGGGCTTCGTGGCGATTCTCGGCATTCTGGCGCTGATCGGCATCATCATCCGCAACTCGGTGATCCTGGTGACCCAGATCGATGCCTACGAGCGCGATGGCTACACGCCCTGGCAGGCCGTACTGGAAGCCACCAACCACCGGCGCCGTCCCATCCTGCTGACGGCCGCTGCCGCCAGCCTGGGCATGATCCCGATCGCCCGCGAGGTCTTCTGGGGGCCGATGGCCTACGCCATGATCGGCGGCATCGTCAGCGCCACCTTGCTGACCCTGCTGTTCCTGCCGGCCCTGTACGTGGCCTGGTACCGCATCAAGGAAGACGACGGCGATCAGAAAGGCGCTGCGGACAGCCCGTCGCAACCGGCGAGTGGCAAGTCGTAA
- a CDS encoding efflux transporter periplasmic adaptor subunit has product MMRLAWTLCMGVALTLVGCSDKEEKPDPVRPVLSVEVQPQLQSQLGRFAGTIQARYESTLGFRVPGRIARRWVDVGAQVKAGQVLASLDPTDQQNQLRAAEGDLARIQAQWINAKANANRQQQLYDRGVGAQAQLDIAQTDLKTSGASLEQARSSVSQARDQLSYSELRSDHAAVVTEWQAEAGQTVGAGQAVVTLARPDVKEAVIDLPTSLAEQLTPALVFTVSSQLNPAISTTATLRELEPRADATTRTRRARLTLADTPAGFHLGTAISVSLTQAVSPRSELPRTALLEREGKTQVWVVDTEQDTVSLRDVTLIERHDDSIVVSDGVQPGERVVTAGVNSLKQGQKVIVEKESTR; this is encoded by the coding sequence ATGATGCGTCTGGCATGGACGTTGTGCATGGGGGTGGCGCTGACGCTGGTCGGCTGCTCCGACAAGGAAGAAAAACCCGACCCGGTGCGCCCGGTGCTGTCGGTGGAAGTCCAACCCCAGTTGCAGTCGCAGCTGGGCCGCTTCGCCGGCACCATCCAGGCGCGCTACGAGAGCACCTTGGGCTTTCGGGTACCCGGACGCATCGCCCGTCGCTGGGTCGATGTCGGTGCCCAGGTCAAGGCCGGGCAGGTCCTGGCGTCGCTGGACCCCACCGACCAGCAGAACCAGTTGCGCGCCGCCGAAGGCGACCTGGCGCGCATCCAGGCCCAGTGGATCAATGCCAAGGCCAACGCCAACCGTCAGCAGCAGCTGTACGACCGTGGCGTCGGTGCCCAGGCGCAACTGGACATCGCCCAGACCGACCTGAAGACCTCGGGCGCCTCGCTCGAGCAAGCACGTTCGTCGGTCAGCCAAGCACGTGACCAGCTCAGCTACAGCGAGCTGCGCAGCGATCACGCGGCCGTGGTCACCGAGTGGCAGGCCGAAGCCGGGCAGACCGTCGGCGCCGGGCAGGCCGTGGTGACCCTGGCCCGGCCCGACGTCAAGGAGGCGGTTATCGATCTGCCGACCTCCCTGGCCGAGCAGCTGACGCCGGCGCTGGTCTTCACCGTGTCCTCGCAACTGAACCCTGCCATCAGCACTACGGCCACCCTGCGTGAGCTGGAGCCCCGGGCCGATGCCACGACCCGTACCCGCCGCGCGCGCCTGACCCTGGCCGACACGCCGGCCGGGTTCCACCTGGGCACCGCGATCAGCGTGAGCCTGACCCAGGCCGTGTCCCCCCGCAGCGAGCTGCCCCGCACGGCGCTGCTCGAGCGCGAGGGCAAGACCCAGGTGTGGGTCGTGGACACTGAACAGGACACCGTCTCGTTGCGCGACGTCACCCTGATCGAGCGGCACGACGACAGCATCGTCGTGAGCGACGGTGTGCAGCCGGGCGAGCGCGTGGTCACTGCCGGCGTCAACAGCCTCAAACAAGGCCAGAAGGTCATCGTCGAGAAGGAATCCACCCGATGA
- a CDS encoding efflux transporter periplasmic adaptor subunit produces MKVARALGGLGLGVLFVLAGCDKQTAEPHHPRVGVQRATSDAFAATVTLTGDIQARVQTDLSFRVGGKIISRSVDVGDHVKANQVLARLDPKDLQNNVASAKAEVFAAQARVAQTSAAFVRQQKLLPKGYTSQSEYDTAEASQRSSQSALKAAQAQLANAQEQLGYTALVSEADGVITARQAEVGQVVQATMPIFSLARDGERDAVFNVYESLLGAPDSDKRLTVRLLDDPAVVADGQVREITPTVSQQTGTVQVKVALRDVPERMQLGSLVTATAKGQGTPSIELPWSALSKTVHTPAVWVVGEGDKVDLREVSIARYLTGSIVIDKGLKGDEEVVVTGAQLLHPGMQVEKVAVKKDVEKPGGLAP; encoded by the coding sequence ATGAAAGTAGCGCGTGCGCTAGGGGGGCTGGGCCTCGGAGTGCTGTTCGTGCTGGCCGGCTGCGACAAGCAGACCGCTGAGCCGCATCACCCGCGGGTGGGGGTGCAACGGGCCACGTCCGACGCCTTCGCGGCGACCGTCACGTTGACAGGGGACATCCAGGCGCGGGTGCAGACCGACCTGTCGTTCCGCGTGGGCGGCAAGATCATCTCGCGCAGCGTCGACGTCGGTGACCACGTCAAGGCCAACCAGGTGCTGGCGCGACTGGACCCCAAGGACCTGCAGAACAACGTCGCCTCGGCCAAGGCGGAAGTCTTCGCTGCCCAGGCACGGGTCGCCCAGACCAGCGCGGCGTTCGTGCGCCAGCAGAAACTGCTGCCCAAGGGTTATACCAGCCAGAGCGAGTACGACACCGCCGAAGCGTCGCAACGCAGCAGCCAGAGCGCGCTCAAGGCCGCCCAGGCGCAGTTGGCCAATGCCCAGGAACAGCTCGGCTACACCGCGCTGGTGTCCGAGGCCGATGGCGTCATCACCGCACGCCAGGCCGAAGTGGGCCAGGTGGTGCAGGCCACCATGCCGATCTTCAGCCTGGCCCGCGATGGCGAGCGCGATGCGGTGTTCAACGTCTACGAATCGCTGCTGGGCGCGCCCGACAGTGACAAGCGCCTTACCGTACGCCTGCTGGACGATCCGGCCGTGGTTGCCGACGGCCAAGTGCGCGAGATCACCCCGACCGTCTCCCAGCAGACCGGCACCGTTCAGGTCAAGGTCGCCCTGCGCGACGTGCCCGAGCGCATGCAGCTCGGCTCGCTGGTGACCGCCACGGCCAAGGGCCAGGGCACGCCGAGCATCGAGCTGCCGTGGTCGGCCCTGAGCAAGACCGTGCACACGCCGGCGGTCTGGGTAGTGGGCGAGGGTGACAAGGTGGACCTGCGCGAGGTCAGCATCGCCCGTTACCTGACCGGCAGCATCGTCATCGACAAGGGCTTGAAAGGGGATGAAGAGGTGGTCGTGACCGGCGCGCAATTGCTGCACCCCGGCATGCAGGTCGAGAAGGTGGCCGTGAAGAAAGATGTCGAGAAGCCGGGAGGGCTGGCGCCATGA
- a CDS encoding spermidine/putrescine ABC transporter permease, which translates to MKRFGFSKLMLVLGLLFIYLPMLILVIYSFNASKLVTVWGGWSVKWYVGLLDNTQLMGSVMRSLEIALYTAVAAVALGTMAAFVMTRIRRFKGRTLFGGLVTAPLVMPEVITGLSLLLLFVAMAQMIGWPQERGIMTIWIAHTTFCSAYVAVVVSARLRELDLSIEEAAMDLGARPWKVFFLITIPMIAPSLAAGGMMSFALSLDDLVLASFVSGPGSTTLPMEVFSAVRLGVKPEINAVASLILLSVSLVTFCVWFFSRRAEERRRKAIQQAIEEGAAANAAAPSVKRASIAPV; encoded by the coding sequence ATGAAGCGCTTTGGTTTCTCGAAGCTGATGCTGGTGCTGGGCCTGCTGTTCATCTACCTGCCGATGCTGATTCTGGTGATCTACTCGTTCAACGCCTCCAAGCTGGTGACGGTCTGGGGCGGCTGGTCGGTGAAGTGGTATGTCGGCCTGCTCGACAACACCCAGCTGATGGGGTCGGTCATGCGCTCGCTGGAGATCGCGCTGTACACCGCGGTCGCGGCCGTGGCGCTGGGCACCATGGCCGCCTTCGTCATGACCCGCATCCGCCGCTTCAAGGGCCGCACGCTGTTCGGCGGCCTGGTGACCGCGCCGCTGGTCATGCCCGAGGTGATCACCGGTCTGTCGCTGTTGCTGCTGTTCGTGGCCATGGCACAGATGATCGGCTGGCCGCAGGAGCGCGGCATCATGACCATCTGGATCGCCCACACCACGTTCTGCTCGGCCTACGTGGCAGTGGTGGTGTCGGCACGCCTGCGCGAGCTGGACCTGTCCATCGAGGAGGCGGCCATGGACCTGGGTGCGCGGCCGTGGAAGGTGTTCTTCCTGATCACCATTCCGATGATCGCGCCCTCCCTGGCAGCGGGCGGCATGATGTCGTTCGCCCTGTCACTGGATGACCTAGTGCTGGCCAGCTTCGTGTCCGGGCCCGGCTCGACCACCTTGCCGATGGAAGTGTTCTCGGCAGTGCGCCTTGGCGTGAAGCCCGAGATCAACGCCGTGGCCAGCCTGATCCTGCTGTCGGTGTCGCTGGTGACCTTCTGCGTCTGGTTCTTCAGCCGCCGTGCCGAAGAGCGTCGGCGCAAGGCCATCCAGCAGGCCATCGAGGAAGGTGCGGCGGCCAACGCCGCGGCGCCATCGGTCAAGCGCGCCAGTATCGCGCCGGTCTGA
- a CDS encoding spermidine/putrescine ABC transporter permease, translating to MKIRKLKRAFKRLTPDGRQLVIGVPFLWLFLFFLLPFFIVLKISFAEADVAIPPYTEVFSYLDDKLQVVLNLANYGLLGEDELYLAAYLGSLKMAFVSTLLCLLIGYPMAYAIANARKETQTVLLLLIMMPTWTAILIRVYAWMGILSNNGLLNSFLMWLGLIDQPLQILNTNLAVYIGVVYSYLPFMILPLFANLVKHDQSLLEAASDLGSSTFNSFWKITVPLSKNGIIAGCMLVFIPVVGEFVIPELLGGPETLMIGKVLWQEFFNNRDWPVASALAVVMLAILIVPILLFNRSQAKEMEGKA from the coding sequence ATGAAGATCCGCAAGCTCAAGCGAGCGTTCAAGCGCCTGACGCCTGACGGGCGGCAGCTGGTGATCGGCGTGCCGTTCCTCTGGCTGTTCCTGTTCTTCCTGCTGCCGTTCTTCATCGTCCTGAAGATCAGCTTCGCCGAAGCCGACGTGGCGATTCCGCCGTATACCGAGGTCTTCAGCTACCTCGACGACAAGCTGCAGGTGGTGCTGAACCTGGCCAACTATGGCCTGCTCGGCGAGGACGAGCTGTACCTGGCGGCCTACCTGGGTTCGCTGAAGATGGCCTTCGTCAGCACCCTGCTGTGCCTGTTGATCGGCTACCCGATGGCCTACGCCATCGCCAACGCCCGCAAGGAGACCCAGACCGTCCTGTTGCTGCTGATCATGATGCCGACCTGGACGGCGATCCTGATTCGGGTGTACGCCTGGATGGGCATTCTCAGCAACAACGGCCTGCTCAACAGCTTCCTGATGTGGCTGGGGCTGATCGACCAGCCGCTGCAGATCCTCAACACCAACCTGGCGGTGTACATCGGCGTGGTCTATTCGTACCTGCCGTTCATGATCCTGCCGCTGTTCGCCAACCTGGTGAAGCATGACCAGAGCCTGCTCGAGGCGGCTTCGGACCTGGGTTCGAGCACCTTCAACAGCTTCTGGAAGATCACCGTGCCGCTGTCGAAGAACGGCATCATCGCCGGCTGCATGCTGGTGTTCATCCCGGTGGTAGGCGAGTTCGTCATCCCCGAGCTGCTCGGCGGGCCGGAAACCCTGATGATCGGCAAGGTGCTGTGGCAGGAGTTCTTCAACAACCGTGACTGGCCGGTGGCTTCCGCGCTGGCGGTGGTGATGCTGGCGATCCTGATCGTGCCGATCCTGCTGTTCAACCGCAGCCAGGCCAAAGAGATGGAGGGCAAGGCATGA
- a CDS encoding transporter — protein MAVASGASKPPLDGGVQPKQVLVKIDRVTKKFDETVAVDDVSLEIRKGEIFALLGGSGSGKSTLLRMLAGFERPTEGRIYLDGVDITDLPPYERPINMMFQSYALFPHMSVEQNIAFGLQQDKMPKAEIQARVAEMLKLVHMTQYARRKPHQLSGGQRQRVALARSLAKRPKLLLLDEPMGALDKKLRSQMQLELVEIIERVGVTCVMVTHDQEEAMTMAQRIAIMHLGWIAQIGSPVDVYETPTSRLVCEFIGSVNLFEGEVVDDAEGHALIASPELERNIYVGHGVSTSVEDKHILYALRPEKLLVTTEQPTDDYNWSHGKVHDIAYLGGHSVFHVQLPSGKIVQSFVANAERQGARPTWGDQVYVWWENDSGVVLRS, from the coding sequence ATGGCAGTTGCCTCCGGTGCCTCCAAGCCCCCCCTTGACGGTGGTGTCCAGCCCAAACAGGTGCTGGTCAAGATCGACCGCGTCACCAAGAAGTTCGACGAGACCGTCGCGGTCGACGATGTGTCGCTGGAGATCCGCAAGGGCGAGATCTTCGCCCTGCTGGGTGGTTCGGGCTCGGGCAAGTCGACCCTGCTGCGCATGCTGGCCGGGTTCGAGCGCCCGACCGAAGGCCGCATCTACCTCGACGGCGTCGACATCACCGACCTGCCGCCCTACGAGCGGCCGATCAACATGATGTTCCAGTCCTATGCGCTGTTCCCGCACATGAGCGTGGAGCAGAACATCGCCTTCGGCCTGCAGCAGGACAAGATGCCCAAGGCCGAGATCCAGGCCCGCGTGGCCGAGATGCTCAAGCTGGTGCACATGACCCAGTACGCTCGGCGCAAGCCGCACCAGCTTTCCGGTGGCCAGCGCCAGCGGGTGGCCCTGGCGCGTTCGCTGGCCAAGCGGCCCAAGCTGTTGCTGCTCGACGAACCCATGGGCGCGCTGGACAAGAAGCTGCGCTCGCAGATGCAGCTGGAACTGGTGGAAATCATCGAGCGGGTCGGCGTGACCTGCGTGATGGTCACCCACGACCAGGAAGAGGCCATGACCATGGCCCAGCGCATCGCCATCATGCACCTGGGCTGGATCGCCCAGATCGGCAGCCCGGTGGACGTCTACGAGACCCCCACCAGCCGCCTGGTGTGCGAGTTCATCGGCAGTGTCAACCTGTTTGAGGGTGAGGTGGTCGACGATGCCGAAGGCCATGCCCTGATCGCCAGCCCCGAGCTGGAGCGCAACATCTACGTCGGCCACGGGGTCTCCACCTCGGTCGAGGACAAGCACATCCTCTACGCGCTGCGGCCCGAGAAACTGCTGGTCACGACCGAGCAGCCGACCGACGATTACAACTGGTCCCACGGCAAGGTGCACGACATCGCCTACCTGGGCGGCCACTCGGTGTTCCACGTGCAGCTGCCCAGCGGCAAGATCGTCCAGTCGTTCGTGGCCAACGCCGAACGCCAGGGCGCGCGCCCGACCTGGGGCGACCAGGTCTACGTCTGGTGGGAGAACGACAGCGGCGTGGTACTGCGCTCATGA
- a CDS encoding ABC transporter substrate-binding protein, giving the protein MSISVFRKALVASAGLTLALGVQAAPTVHLYNWSDYIGPNTLADFEKDTGITPVQDVFDSNETLEGKLLAGRTGYDVVVPSNHFLGKQIKAGAFMKLDRTLLPNYANLDPALMKRLEKNDPGNQYAVPYLWGTNGIGYNVEKVKAALGVDTIDSWAVLFEPENMKKLSQCGVAFLDSADEMLPAVLNYLGLDPNSTNPKDYQKAEQKLLAVRPYVTYFHSSKYITDLANGDICVAAGFSGDVFQAKARAEEAKKGVKLAYAIPKEGGNLWFDVLAIPKDAKNAKQAHALIDYLLKPEVIAQVSDYVGYANPNLKAGELMDQDVYKDPAVYPPQAVLDRMFVNAELPPKVQRLMTRSWTKVKSGK; this is encoded by the coding sequence TTGTCCATTTCTGTATTTCGCAAGGCCCTGGTGGCCAGTGCGGGTCTGACGCTGGCTCTCGGCGTCCAAGCGGCGCCCACGGTGCACCTGTACAACTGGTCGGACTACATCGGGCCCAACACCCTCGCGGACTTCGAAAAGGACACTGGCATCACGCCGGTGCAAGATGTCTTCGATTCCAACGAAACCCTGGAAGGCAAGCTGCTTGCCGGTCGTACCGGCTACGACGTGGTGGTGCCGTCCAACCATTTCCTGGGCAAGCAGATCAAGGCCGGCGCGTTCATGAAGCTCGACCGCACCCTGCTGCCCAACTACGCCAACCTCGACCCGGCGTTGATGAAGCGCCTGGAAAAGAACGATCCCGGCAATCAATATGCCGTGCCTTACCTCTGGGGCACCAACGGCATCGGCTACAACGTCGAGAAGGTCAAGGCCGCCCTGGGCGTGGACACGATCGACTCGTGGGCCGTGCTGTTCGAACCCGAGAACATGAAGAAGCTCTCCCAGTGCGGCGTGGCCTTCCTCGACTCGGCGGACGAAATGCTGCCGGCGGTGCTCAACTACCTGGGCCTCGACCCCAACAGCACCAATCCCAAGGACTACCAGAAGGCCGAGCAGAAGCTGCTCGCGGTCCGTCCGTACGTGACCTACTTCCACTCCTCCAAGTACATCACCGACCTGGCCAATGGCGACATCTGCGTCGCCGCCGGCTTTTCGGGCGACGTGTTCCAGGCCAAGGCCCGGGCCGAAGAGGCGAAGAAGGGCGTCAAGCTGGCGTACGCCATTCCCAAGGAGGGTGGCAACCTCTGGTTCGACGTGCTGGCGATCCCCAAGGACGCCAAGAACGCCAAGCAAGCGCATGCCTTGATCGACTATCTGTTGAAACCCGAGGTCATCGCACAGGTCAGCGACTATGTCGGGTACGCGAACCCCAACCTCAAGGCCGGCGAACTGATGGATCAGGACGTGTACAAGGACCCGGCGGTCTACCCGCCGCAGGCCGTGCTGGACAGGATGTTCGTCAACGCCGAGCTGCCACCGAAGGTGCAACGACTGATGACCCGTAGCTGGACCAAGGTCAAGTCGGGCAAATAA
- a CDS encoding spermidine/putrescine ABC transporter substrate-binding protein: MKKLGKTLLAATLAGAVATAVQADDKVLHVYNWSDYIAPDTVAKFEKQTGIKVVYDVFDSNETLEAKLLAGKSGYDIVVPSNNFLAKQIKAGVYQELDKSKLPNWKNLDQDLLKAVGDASDKDNKHAFPYMWGSIGIGYNPEKVKAALGVDKIDSWDAVFKPENMEKLKSCGVSFLDAPTEMIPAALHYLGKPTDSKDKGDLKAAEDLFLKIRPSVAYFHSSKYISDLANGNICVAVGYSGDLEQSKARAAEAGGKVKLDYVIPKEGAGTFYDMVAVPKDAENVEAAYSFMNFLMQPEIMAEITNAVRFPNGNKAATPLVDKDISGDPSIYPSDDVKKKLYAISDQEPATLRLITRSWTKIKSGK, from the coding sequence ATGAAGAAATTGGGCAAGACGCTGCTGGCCGCCACCCTCGCAGGTGCAGTGGCCACCGCCGTTCAGGCTGACGACAAGGTCCTGCACGTCTACAACTGGTCGGACTACATCGCTCCGGACACGGTCGCCAAGTTCGAGAAGCAGACCGGCATCAAGGTGGTCTACGACGTCTTCGACAGCAACGAGACCCTGGAAGCCAAGTTGCTGGCGGGCAAGTCCGGCTACGACATCGTCGTGCCGTCGAACAACTTCCTCGCCAAGCAGATCAAGGCCGGCGTCTACCAGGAACTGGACAAGTCCAAGCTGCCGAACTGGAAGAACTTGGACCAGGACCTGCTCAAGGCCGTCGGCGACGCCAGCGACAAGGACAACAAGCACGCCTTCCCTTACATGTGGGGCTCGATCGGCATCGGCTACAACCCCGAGAAGGTCAAGGCCGCGCTGGGCGTGGACAAGATCGACTCGTGGGACGCGGTGTTCAAGCCCGAGAACATGGAGAAGCTCAAGAGCTGCGGCGTGAGCTTCCTCGATGCGCCGACCGAGATGATCCCGGCCGCGCTGCACTACCTGGGCAAGCCGACCGACAGCAAGGACAAGGGCGACCTGAAGGCCGCCGAAGACCTGTTCCTGAAAATCCGTCCGTCGGTGGCCTACTTCCACTCGTCCAAGTACATCTCGGACCTGGCCAACGGCAACATCTGCGTCGCCGTCGGCTACTCGGGCGACCTGGAGCAGTCCAAGGCCCGTGCCGCCGAAGCCGGTGGCAAGGTCAAGCTCGACTACGTGATTCCGAAGGAAGGTGCCGGCACCTTCTACGACATGGTCGCCGTGCCCAAGGATGCCGAGAACGTCGAGGCCGCGTACAGCTTCATGAACTTCCTCATGCAACCGGAAATCATGGCCGAGATCACCAACGCCGTGCGCTTCCCCAACGGCAACAAGGCAGCCACGCCGCTGGTGGACAAGGACATCTCGGGCGATCCGAGCATCTATCCCTCCGATGACGTGAAGAAAAAGCTCTACGCGATCAGCGACCAGGAGCCTGCCACTCTGCGCCTGATCACCCGTAGCTGGACCAAGATCAAGTCGGGCAAGTAA